Proteins from a single region of Verrucosispora sp. NA02020:
- a CDS encoding glycoside hydrolase family 48 protein, protein MKNLARRRRMAWLAAAALAIGGVTVPAAAAQAAPACDVVYATNDWSNGFTANVTVKNLGDPITGWTLKFAFPGNQRVTQGWSARWTQSGNEVTAVNESYNGNLATGASTTIGFNGSYSGSNPKPTSFSVNGVTCGGVPQQPPTVSLSVPAGPFVAPADVPLTATASDADGTITKVEFYRNGLLVNTDTTAPYAYTLEDLPAGSYTVQARAYDNANLSAVAERSFTVTAATGPALVATPTSVSVPEGGTSTFNLKLDRAPTSNVAVSLVRTGDSDISVTPSTVTLTPSNWSTGVTVTVAAAEDADTVGGTATITASATGYAPLAITATEIDNDVPGGGDGEYVERFLAQYGKMKNSGYFSPEGVPYHSIETLIVEAPDHGHQTTSEAFSFWLWLEAYYGRVTQNWAPFNNAWTVMEKYIIPSSADQPTAGSAGDASYAAEHDLPNQYPSQLESSVPVGRDPLRSELQQSYGTGDIYGMHWLLDVDNTYGFGRCGDGTTRPAYINTFQRGTQESVWETVPQPSCDTFRHGGQYGYLDLFVKESNAPARQWKYTNAPDADARAVQAAYWALTWAKEQNKQADVAATVTKAAKMGDYLRYAMFDKYFKRIGNCVGASQCPAGSGRDSAHYLLSWYYAWGGAYETSQNWSWRIGSSHSHFGYQNPFAAWALTNVNELKPRSSTAAADWTNSLNRQLEFYTWLQSAEGGIAGGATNSWGGHYGTPPAGTSTFYGMFYDVDPVYNDPPSNQWFGMQAWSMQRIAELYLVSGNAKAKALLDKWVPWAIANTTLGANWSIPSDMAWSGQPTTWNPTNPQPNTNLHVEVTVKGQDVGVAAAYARTLIAYAAKSGNAAAKTTAKGLLDALHANSDAQGVSTVEKRGDYRRFDDVYDASTGQGLYIPQGWTGRMPNGDAIAPGKSFLDIRSFYKNDPAWPKVQAYLDGGPEPEFRYHRFWAQADIAMAYADYGKLFPNG, encoded by the coding sequence ATGAAGAATCTGGCAAGACGTCGGCGCATGGCGTGGCTCGCCGCCGCGGCGCTGGCGATCGGCGGGGTGACCGTACCCGCCGCCGCCGCACAGGCCGCACCGGCCTGCGACGTGGTCTACGCGACGAACGACTGGAGCAACGGCTTCACCGCCAACGTCACCGTCAAGAATCTCGGTGACCCCATCACCGGCTGGACGCTGAAGTTCGCCTTCCCCGGCAACCAGCGTGTGACCCAGGGCTGGTCGGCCCGCTGGACCCAGAGCGGCAACGAGGTCACCGCCGTCAACGAGTCGTACAACGGCAACCTGGCCACCGGCGCCAGCACCACCATCGGCTTCAACGGCTCCTACAGCGGCAGCAACCCCAAGCCGACGTCCTTCTCGGTCAACGGGGTCACCTGCGGCGGCGTGCCGCAGCAGCCGCCGACGGTGAGCCTGTCGGTGCCCGCCGGGCCGTTCGTGGCCCCGGCCGACGTACCGCTGACCGCCACGGCCAGCGACGCCGACGGCACCATCACCAAGGTCGAGTTCTACCGCAACGGGTTGCTGGTCAACACCGACACCACCGCCCCGTACGCGTACACGCTGGAAGACCTGCCGGCGGGCTCGTACACGGTGCAGGCGCGGGCGTACGACAACGCCAACCTCTCGGCGGTGGCCGAGCGGTCCTTCACCGTCACCGCGGCCACCGGGCCGGCGCTGGTCGCCACCCCGACGTCGGTCAGCGTGCCGGAGGGCGGCACCTCGACGTTCAACCTCAAGTTGGACCGGGCACCCACCTCGAACGTGGCGGTGAGCCTGGTGCGCACCGGTGACTCGGACATCAGCGTGACCCCGTCCACGGTCACCCTGACGCCGAGCAACTGGAGCACCGGCGTCACCGTGACCGTCGCGGCGGCGGAGGACGCCGACACCGTCGGCGGCACCGCCACCATCACCGCCTCGGCCACCGGCTACGCGCCGCTGGCGATCACCGCCACCGAGATCGACAACGACGTGCCCGGTGGCGGCGACGGCGAGTACGTGGAGCGGTTCCTCGCCCAGTACGGCAAGATGAAGAACTCGGGCTACTTCAGCCCCGAGGGCGTGCCGTACCACTCGATCGAGACGCTGATCGTCGAGGCGCCGGACCACGGCCACCAGACCACCTCCGAGGCGTTCAGCTTCTGGCTGTGGCTGGAGGCGTACTACGGGCGGGTGACCCAGAACTGGGCGCCGTTCAACAACGCCTGGACCGTGATGGAGAAGTACATCATCCCGTCCTCGGCCGACCAGCCGACCGCCGGTTCCGCCGGTGACGCCAGCTACGCCGCCGAGCACGACCTGCCCAACCAGTACCCGTCGCAGTTGGAGTCCTCGGTCCCGGTGGGTCGCGACCCGCTGCGCTCGGAGCTGCAGCAGTCCTACGGCACCGGCGACATCTACGGCATGCACTGGCTGCTCGACGTCGACAACACCTACGGCTTCGGGCGCTGCGGCGACGGCACCACCCGGCCGGCCTACATCAACACCTTCCAGCGGGGCACCCAGGAGTCGGTCTGGGAGACCGTGCCGCAGCCGTCCTGCGACACGTTCCGCCACGGTGGTCAGTACGGCTACCTCGACCTGTTCGTCAAGGAGTCCAACGCCCCGGCGCGGCAGTGGAAGTACACCAACGCCCCGGACGCCGACGCCCGTGCCGTGCAGGCCGCCTACTGGGCGCTGACCTGGGCCAAGGAGCAGAACAAGCAGGCCGACGTGGCGGCCACCGTGACCAAGGCCGCCAAGATGGGCGACTACCTGCGGTACGCCATGTTCGACAAGTACTTCAAGCGGATCGGCAACTGCGTCGGGGCCAGCCAGTGCCCCGCCGGTAGCGGCCGCGACTCCGCGCACTACCTGCTGTCCTGGTACTACGCCTGGGGCGGCGCGTACGAGACCAGCCAGAACTGGTCGTGGCGCATCGGTTCCAGCCACAGCCACTTCGGCTACCAGAACCCGTTCGCGGCGTGGGCGCTGACCAACGTCAACGAACTCAAGCCGCGCTCGTCCACGGCGGCGGCGGACTGGACCAACAGCCTCAACCGGCAGCTGGAGTTCTACACCTGGCTCCAGTCGGCCGAGGGCGGCATCGCCGGTGGCGCGACCAACAGCTGGGGCGGGCACTACGGCACGCCGCCGGCCGGTACGTCCACCTTCTACGGCATGTTCTACGACGTCGACCCGGTCTACAACGACCCGCCGTCGAACCAGTGGTTCGGCATGCAGGCCTGGTCGATGCAGCGCATCGCCGAGCTGTACCTGGTCAGCGGCAACGCCAAGGCCAAGGCACTGCTCGACAAGTGGGTGCCGTGGGCGATCGCCAACACCACGCTGGGCGCCAACTGGTCCATCCCGTCGGACATGGCCTGGAGCGGACAGCCGACCACCTGGAACCCGACCAACCCGCAGCCCAACACCAACCTGCACGTCGAGGTGACGGTCAAGGGCCAGGACGTCGGCGTCGCCGCCGCCTACGCCCGCACGCTGATCGCGTACGCGGCGAAGTCGGGCAACGCGGCGGCGAAGACCACCGCCAAGGGTCTGCTGGACGCCCTGCACGCCAACAGCGACGCGCAGGGTGTCTCGACGGTGGAGAAGCGGGGCGACTACCGCCGCTTCGACGACGTCTACGACGCCTCCACCGGGCAGGGCCTCTACATCCCGCAGGGATGGACCGGCCGCATGCCCAACGGTGACGCCATCGCCCCGGGCAAGAGCTTCCTGGACATCCGGTCGTTCTACAAGAACGACCCGGCATGGCCCAAGGTCCAGGCATACCTCGACGGTGGGCCGGAGCCGGAGTTCCGCTACCACCGGTTCTGGGCCCAGGCGGACATCGCCATGGCGTACGCCGACTACGGGAAGCTGTTCCCCAACGGCTGA
- a CDS encoding DUF3159 domain-containing protein encodes MVTGTAERDPAAAQRPESLADLLGGRQGAVDATVPPLAFTLGWLVAGQSVRVGVVAALVAGAVVAGWRLRRGDRPRSVVIGLLAVCVAALVVVRTGRAEDFFLVQLLANAASALAWAASIVLRWPLLGVVVGTALGQRGRWRRDPALLRAYGRASWVWTATYVVRLAVFVPLYLSGQVLGLAAARVGMTWPLVAAALAVSWAVIRRSLPAGHPGVRHPVVPEAGVEAASGAGADGKEPAQ; translated from the coding sequence ATGGTGACCGGTACGGCGGAACGCGACCCGGCGGCGGCGCAGCGGCCGGAGTCGTTGGCCGACCTGCTCGGTGGACGGCAGGGGGCGGTCGACGCCACGGTGCCTCCGCTGGCCTTCACGCTGGGATGGTTGGTGGCCGGTCAGTCGGTGCGGGTGGGTGTCGTGGCGGCGCTGGTGGCCGGGGCGGTGGTGGCCGGGTGGCGGCTGCGGCGCGGTGACCGGCCCCGGTCGGTGGTGATCGGGTTGCTGGCCGTCTGTGTGGCCGCGCTGGTGGTGGTGCGTACCGGGCGGGCCGAGGACTTCTTCCTCGTGCAGTTGCTGGCCAACGCCGCCAGTGCCCTGGCGTGGGCGGCCAGCATCGTGCTGCGGTGGCCGCTGCTGGGTGTGGTGGTGGGTACGGCGTTGGGTCAGCGGGGGCGGTGGCGCCGTGATCCGGCGTTGCTGCGGGCGTACGGGCGGGCCAGCTGGGTCTGGACCGCGACCTATGTGGTGCGGCTGGCGGTGTTCGTGCCGCTGTATCTGAGCGGGCAGGTGTTGGGGCTGGCGGCGGCCCGGGTGGGGATGACGTGGCCGTTGGTGGCCGCTGCGTTGGCGGTGAGTTGGGCGGTGATCCGCCGGTCGCTGCCGGCGGGTCATCCGGGGGTGCGTCACCCGGTGGTGCCGGAGGCGGGCGTGGAAGCGGCGTCGGGCGCCGGGGCGGACGGTAAAGAGCCCGCACAATAA
- a CDS encoding phosphatase PAP2 family protein: MRVTPRGGTAVWLVVLALIQVAAFIAVWRLALYTGLGQWIDTVALTGNRIGRDHIQEPVDRILNAMSVVSLLAVTITIGFIALIRGRIALAVAATALIAGANVTTQLLKYGLARPDYGIDPERAFVGNSLPSGHTTVAASVAVALVLVLPPRVRALGAVLGATYAAAAGVATLSAGWHRPSDAVAAYLVVGVWAALAGLLLLVTQREQAEVEPGDAHRLTATLLGVGGLLVIAGCALALWWLIGVRGTPPQALGRRPLFLGYAGSAAGIVGTMGVVMALVLASVHRIVPRHQG, from the coding sequence GTGCGTGTGACGCCCCGGGGTGGGACTGCGGTCTGGCTCGTCGTCCTGGCCCTCATCCAGGTGGCGGCCTTCATCGCCGTCTGGCGCCTGGCCCTCTACACCGGCCTCGGCCAGTGGATCGACACCGTCGCCCTGACCGGCAACCGGATCGGCCGCGACCACATCCAGGAACCCGTCGACCGCATCCTCAACGCCATGTCCGTGGTGTCACTACTCGCGGTCACCATCACCATCGGGTTCATCGCCCTCATCCGAGGCCGGATCGCCCTCGCCGTCGCCGCCACCGCACTGATCGCCGGCGCCAACGTCACCACCCAACTACTCAAGTACGGCCTGGCCCGCCCCGACTACGGCATCGACCCCGAACGCGCGTTCGTCGGCAACAGCCTGCCCAGCGGACACACCACCGTCGCCGCCTCCGTCGCCGTCGCCCTGGTGCTGGTGCTGCCACCCCGAGTCCGCGCCCTCGGCGCAGTGCTCGGCGCCACCTACGCCGCCGCCGCCGGAGTCGCCACCCTGTCGGCCGGCTGGCACCGCCCCAGCGACGCCGTCGCCGCGTACCTCGTCGTCGGCGTCTGGGCAGCCCTGGCCGGACTCCTGCTGCTGGTCACCCAACGCGAACAGGCCGAGGTGGAACCGGGCGACGCGCACCGGCTCACCGCCACCCTGCTCGGCGTCGGCGGCCTCCTGGTGATCGCCGGCTGCGCCCTGGCCCTCTGGTGGCTCATCGGCGTGCGCGGCACACCCCCGCAGGCACTCGGCCGCCGCCCCCTGTTCCTCGGGTACGCCGGCAGCGCCGCCGGCATCGTCGGCACCATGGGAGTCGTGATGGCACTGGTGCTG